The Magnetococcales bacterium DNA window CCTGGGTTGCATGGCTGCGGTTCGTCCCCTGCGTTCAAATCCGGAAACGGGACCCGAATCGCTTCCGGCAACCCCCCTCACCCTGGTGCGCCCCCTGCTCACTTTTCGTCGTGCGGCTTTGCGTCAATGGTTGCAGGCCAATTCATTGACCTGGAGGGAAGATCCCGGCAACCTGGATCTGCGCCGCCAGCGCAGCCGTCTGCGCCTGAAAGCCATTCCCTGCCTGACCGCACTCAACCCGGACGATGATCCGATTCCCCGTCTGGCCACCACTGCCGAGCGGTTGCAGGACGCCGAAGTGGCCCTGGAGTGGACCTGGCAACGCCTGCGCCAGGATCTGGATTGGCAAACCCCGGAAAAGACCACCTTGACCCTCTCCCATGCCCGTCTCATCGAACTGCCTGCCGAATTCATCCGGCGAACCCTGGTACACGGTCATGCCACCGTGACCGGTGACCCTTTTCCTCCAGGTGCCCGGGCCATGGCCGGCTTCATGCACCATCTGCACCTGAAGCAGAAAAACTGGTCCATGCGGGTGCGCGGCATGACCATCCAGCGGGTTCGGGAGCGGTTGATTTTTCGTAAGAATATTTAAAAAAATTCAGGAAAAAATTCCTTGAACTCGGCCAATCGTTGCAAATGATCCCGTACATCGTCATACGTCAGTCGGCTTTTGACTTCCACCAATGCTGCCGAATCGGTGTTCGAAACCAGCAGGTCAATCTCCATGTGACGATTGCCTGGAAGCTCGGCCTTGACCCGGGGACTGACCTTGTGAATCAGGATACCCCGCTCGGCAAACAGGGTTTTGCAGGCTGGCGCAACCAGACCTTCCA harbors:
- the tilS gene encoding tRNA lysidine(34) synthetase TilS; protein product: MPAVSCDPLLTRFRAVITPLLPDGGGLVVAVSGGPDSMALLHLLVRSGLPGRHACVVAHFDHALRPTSGDDARFVGDAATCLQLPFCVERWQEPLAVGNLPERARLARYHFLEQTAHRTGAKAILTGHQQDDQAETFLERLLRGSGVRGLGCMAAVRPLRSNPETGPESLPATPLTLVRPLLTFRRAALRQWLQANSLTWREDPGNLDLRRQRSRLRLKAIPCLTALNPDDDPIPRLATTAERLQDAEVALEWTWQRLRQDLDWQTPEKTTLTLSHARLIELPAEFIRRTLVHGHATVTGDPFPPGARAMAGFMHHLHLKQKNWSMRVRGMTIQRVRERLIFRKNI